One segment of Helicobacter sp. MIT 05-5293 DNA contains the following:
- a CDS encoding TonB-dependent receptor, translating into ESSKTGGNTISMRGLGSAYTLILIDGKRQNVAQGFDANGFNGVHSSFMPPPEMIERIEVIRGPASVIYGSDAMGGVINIITKKHSNRTTAGVQLETDLSQHPNTFGNQYGANAYLTTPLIENVLSLNLRGGYKYGDQNAFYKPGFGPDSPTYCNAKSCSTTNPYLGWSATGYTNWNAGGRLNWTLNEHNDFYIDTELFFTRQGTLNTSSDGYTAVREFYKINSVLNHDANYHWGKLNTYAQYTETMMFPHFDSSRLTSGWAGLQPGSSRGDGVRWDTGTYNRDAVFQSTYNNDFDFGKAGALIFNGGLYYMYENLQTTSSNKHMNQVAIFAEGEYLINRYVSATLGLRYNYSDIFNAIPNPRFYVNYNPTDWLTFKAGIATGVKVPQLSYLYDGYTVNSSTNVYVYGNKDLKPEQSVSYELSAILDTTPAFIILTGFYTDFNNKISSVSAQNDETVNGIQCTSGAGCTFYRNLDSAMVTGAEASLQTKPFYGLTLDASYGFTYSKTLKVSNANQQYLVGEPVNNIPKHKFTIKPSYTYKNFNAYLRWTGNLQTPTSAVAASSLATSARGLVGKYYRNYQLVDLAATYKFNKNYALTFAINNLFDVKFYDDLISYNSGRGTSYMNPYQRILPARNYWISFKADW; encoded by the coding sequence AGAATCCTCCAAAACCGGTGGTAATACGATCTCTATGAGAGGTTTAGGCTCTGCCTATACACTGATACTTATCGATGGCAAGCGGCAAAATGTCGCTCAAGGCTTTGACGCCAATGGTTTTAATGGTGTCCATTCTTCCTTTATGCCACCACCTGAAATGATTGAACGCATCGAAGTGATTCGTGGTCCTGCTTCTGTGATTTATGGCTCTGATGCGATGGGAGGGGTGATTAATATTATCACGAAAAAACACTCTAATAGAACAACTGCAGGTGTGCAACTTGAGACAGACTTATCCCAACACCCCAATACCTTTGGGAATCAATACGGGGCAAATGCTTACCTCACAACACCTTTGATTGAAAATGTGCTATCCCTTAATCTCCGCGGAGGTTATAAATATGGCGATCAAAATGCTTTTTACAAACCCGGCTTTGGTCCCGATAGCCCTACATATTGCAATGCTAAAAGTTGCTCTACCACCAATCCCTATCTTGGCTGGAGTGCCACAGGCTACACAAACTGGAATGCTGGAGGGCGGTTAAACTGGACACTTAACGAACACAATGACTTTTATATCGATACTGAACTCTTTTTCACGCGTCAAGGGACATTAAATACCTCATCTGATGGCTACACCGCTGTGAGAGAATTTTATAAGATTAATAGTGTCCTTAATCACGATGCAAACTATCACTGGGGGAAGCTCAATACCTATGCACAATACACCGAAACAATGATGTTTCCACATTTTGATAGTAGTCGATTGACAAGTGGTTGGGCTGGATTACAGCCGGGGTCATCACGAGGTGATGGTGTAAGATGGGACACTGGGACATACAATCGTGATGCAGTTTTTCAATCCACCTACAATAATGACTTTGACTTTGGCAAAGCGGGAGCATTGATCTTTAATGGTGGGTTGTATTATATGTATGAAAATCTCCAAACCACTTCTTCTAATAAGCATATGAATCAAGTCGCTATCTTTGCCGAGGGGGAATACCTTATCAATCGCTATGTGAGTGCGACACTAGGATTACGATACAATTATTCTGATATTTTTAACGCAATCCCTAATCCGCGATTCTATGTGAATTATAATCCTACCGATTGGCTGACTTTTAAAGCCGGTATAGCTACGGGGGTAAAAGTGCCACAGCTTAGCTATTTGTATGATGGTTACACTGTAAATTCCTCTACTAATGTTTATGTCTATGGAAATAAAGACTTAAAACCCGAGCAAAGCGTGAGCTATGAACTAAGTGCGATTTTAGACACTACACCTGCATTCATTATCCTCACAGGATTCTATACAGATTTTAATAACAAAATCTCAAGCGTAAGTGCACAAAATGATGAGACCGTCAATGGCATACAATGCACAAGTGGGGCAGGGTGCACCTTCTATCGTAATCTCGATAGTGCAATGGTTACAGGAGCAGAGGCGAGCCTCCAAACAAAACCATTCTATGGACTTACCCTTGATGCAAGCTATGGATTCACTTATAGCAAGACTTTAAAGGTATCTAATGCAAACCAACAATACCTAGTCGGCGAACCGGTTAATAATATCCCTAAGCATAAATTCACGATTAAGCCCAGCTACACATATAAGAATTTCAATGCTTACTTGCGCTGGACGGGGAATCTCCAAACGCCTACTTCTGCAGTCGCAGCTAGCTCTTTGGCAACAAGCGCAAGAGGACTAGTCGGGAAATACTATCGAAACTATCAGTTAGTAGATCTTGCTGCGACTTATAAGTTTAATAAAAACTACGCTTTAACTTTTGCAATCAATAATCTCTTTGATGTGAAGTTTTATGATGACTTGATTTCATATAATAGTGGCAGAGGCACAAGCTATATGAATCCCTACCAACGAATCCTCCCTGCTCGAAACTATTGGATTAGCTTTAAGGCGGATTGGTAA
- a CDS encoding pitrilysin family protein codes for MKRFLTFIGISLLWIGGCMNAQEAKLSSVNINGVDVPLIFEHSKILPVGEVQIVFVGGAADGEKRGLGVLSAKMLNEGTKTLGNVGFAQKLESKAIGLSAGAGLQTLSLNLSFLSEYQDMAFASLKELLSDPNLTPHTLQKIKTRTQSKIARKQDDFDSVAQENLNRILFKNTPIQEPLIGDKESINAISLKEVEHYLNRNLVLSRLIIVAGGDMQEEAFKQQIQKALAHLPKGESKARLSFKAHDKADSITITKPTQQAFVYFGSPFDVADQSQNYIAKVMSFILGSSGFGSRMMEEVRVKKGLAYSASMRVNVGGVVDYTSGHLQTQLENKDEAIKVVKEVVADFVKNGATQEELDSAKAFLLGSEPLREETLSQRLGAKFSYYFRGLPLDYNKRELESIKALDLQTLNAYITSHQEILQMSFSIVDARPNEKK; via the coding sequence ATGAAACGATTTTTAACTTTCATCGGGATAAGTTTATTATGGATAGGAGGCTGTATGAATGCACAAGAAGCAAAGTTAAGTTCTGTGAATATCAATGGTGTAGATGTGCCTTTGATCTTTGAGCACAGCAAGATTCTGCCTGTGGGTGAAGTGCAAATCGTTTTTGTCGGCGGGGCGGCTGATGGTGAAAAAAGAGGGTTAGGCGTTTTAAGTGCAAAGATGCTTAATGAAGGCACAAAAACGCTCGGCAATGTTGGATTTGCCCAAAAGTTAGAATCTAAAGCGATTGGTCTGTCTGCAGGTGCGGGATTACAGACTTTGAGCCTTAACCTTTCATTCTTGAGCGAATATCAAGATATGGCTTTTGCATCACTCAAGGAGCTTTTGAGCGATCCTAATCTCACCCCCCATACTTTGCAAAAAATCAAAACCCGCACACAAAGTAAAATCGCACGCAAACAAGATGATTTTGATAGTGTCGCACAAGAGAATCTCAATCGGATTCTGTTTAAAAACACACCGATACAAGAGCCATTGATAGGTGATAAAGAAAGCATCAATGCGATTAGTCTTAAAGAAGTGGAGCATTACTTGAACCGCAATCTTGTGCTTAGTCGGCTTATCATTGTCGCAGGTGGCGATATGCAAGAAGAAGCTTTCAAGCAACAAATACAAAAGGCTTTAGCACATTTGCCAAAGGGTGAATCCAAAGCGCGACTTTCTTTTAAGGCGCACGATAAGGCGGATTCTATCACGATTACAAAACCGACACAACAAGCTTTTGTGTATTTTGGCTCACCTTTTGATGTCGCAGATCAGTCGCAAAACTATATCGCAAAGGTGATGAGCTTTATTTTAGGCTCTTCTGGCTTTGGCTCAAGAATGATGGAAGAAGTGCGTGTCAAAAAAGGCTTGGCTTATTCAGCTTCTATGCGTGTAAATGTCGGGGGTGTGGTGGATTACACAAGCGGACATTTGCAAACACAGCTTGAGAATAAAGATGAAGCGATTAAAGTCGTTAAAGAAGTCGTAGCAGACTTTGTCAAAAATGGCGCGACACAAGAAGAGCTTGATAGCGCAAAAGCATTTTTGCTCGGCAGTGAGCCATTGCGTGAGGAGACACTTTCTCAACGACTAGGGGCGAAGTTTTCGTATTATTTTCGTGGGTTGCCTTTGGATTACAACAAACGCGAGTTAGAATCAATCAAAGCCCTTGATTTGCAGACGCTTAATGCCTATATCACATCGCATCAAGAGATTTTGCAGATGAGTTTTAGTATAGTCGATGCACGGCCAAATGAGAAAAAATAA
- a CDS encoding dehypoxanthine futalosine cyclase: MSAKIDLAKRVSNDEILDLMKNASLRELGVMANAVKAKLHADKITTFVVDRNINYTNICWVDCKFCAFKRKIDQDGVYILSFDEIDAKIEELLSIGGTQILFQGGVHPKLKIEWYEELVSHIAKKYPMITIHGFSAIEVNYIAKVSHISIPEVLKRLQKAGLSSIPGAGAEILSDRVRDVIAPKKLDTREWLEVHREAHKIGMKSTATMMFGSVENDEDIVAHWDCLRQLQDEYQGFRAFILWSFQPDNTPLQKEMPHIHKASSNRYLRLLACSRIYLDNFRNIQSSWVTQGSYIGQLALLFGANDLGSTMMEENVVSSAGVCNSMNQEEMIELIKDVQEYPAKRNTAYEILERF; this comes from the coding sequence GTGAGTGCAAAGATTGATCTTGCAAAGCGTGTGAGTAATGATGAGATTCTCGATTTGATGAAAAATGCGAGTTTAAGAGAATTAGGCGTTATGGCAAATGCAGTTAAAGCAAAGCTCCACGCAGATAAAATTACGACTTTTGTCGTGGATAGAAATATTAATTATACTAATATCTGCTGGGTGGATTGTAAATTTTGTGCGTTTAAGCGCAAAATCGATCAAGATGGTGTGTATATCTTGAGCTTTGATGAAATTGATGCCAAAATCGAAGAGCTTTTGAGTATCGGTGGGACGCAGATTCTCTTTCAAGGGGGCGTGCACCCAAAACTCAAAATCGAATGGTATGAAGAGCTTGTCTCACATATCGCAAAAAAATACCCAATGATCACTATACATGGTTTTTCAGCGATTGAGGTTAATTATATCGCAAAAGTATCACACATTTCTATCCCTGAAGTTTTAAAACGTCTTCAAAAAGCAGGTCTTTCTTCTATTCCGGGCGCGGGCGCGGAGATTCTAAGTGATCGTGTGCGTGATGTGATTGCTCCTAAAAAACTTGACACACGAGAATGGCTAGAAGTGCATCGTGAAGCGCATAAAATCGGTATGAAAAGCACCGCAACAATGATGTTTGGCAGTGTCGAAAATGATGAAGATATTGTGGCGCATTGGGATTGTTTGCGCCAACTTCAAGATGAGTATCAAGGTTTTCGTGCTTTTATTTTGTGGAGTTTTCAGCCGGATAATACACCTCTGCAAAAAGAAATGCCCCATATTCACAAGGCTTCATCGAATCGGTATTTGAGGCTTTTAGCGTGCAGTCGGATTTATTTGGATAATTTTAGAAATATTCAAAGCTCTTGGGTTACGCAAGGTTCATATATTGGACAACTTGCCTTACTTTTTGGGGCAAATGATTTGGGTTCTACAATGATGGAAGAAAATGTCGTCTCATCGGCGGGCGTGTGTAACTCAATGAATCAAGAAGAAATGATTGAATTGATTAAAGATGTGCAAGAATATCCCGCTAAACGCAATACCGCTTATGAAATTTTGGAGAGATTCTAA
- the bamA gene encoding outer membrane protein assembly factor BamA — MKQIYLFVLLLLLGVWSVGEAQEIRDIKYQGSSSISNVLADEIARIKVGDEFDIEKIDKAVRAFYAQGYFEDIYVDFSDGVLVFYFKQKPLIASVEIKGYGSEQEKETLYSQIGIKKGDSYDEVKLDRAKVIIKTILEYQGYYGTVVESDIAEVGDNAYAITLNVNQGENIVIKKAQYDGREKLKVKDLEELSANRAKQFMGWMWGRNDGKLKLAELEFDGMRIQDAYMRKGFLDASVSQAFLDANLNDYTANLYYKITEGERYKVSSIQIVLHVPVIEEEALRKALKVKEGVYFNIEEVRADVEIIRQKIADLGYAFVRVNPDLDKNAEDSTVKVIYLIQVGQKVKINDVLISGNARTADRIIRRELLLAPGDTYKLSSLAESENALRRLGYFDKVKIEERRVSEDSLDLLVSVEEARTGEFMVGLGYGSYDKLMVNASIRERNLFGTGQSAQIYADWSYRRQLVNLTLSNPRVLDSKYSMSFSGYHSLYWNWDYREQTTGFSITGGRLLTNTLRASLGYTLSTTGILDYYNASLESLYKKYFTIDRPLKSSISPSLYFDNTDDYYFPKNGAIVSAYIEQAGLGGDEKFTKIYGKAALYYHLKSLLSIDLIARYKAQAGAIIDEGYVPITSKFYMGGISSVRGYQVSSLTPRDETGQIRIGGNYMMTHSFELSYGLLEKAQMRVAFFFDYGMIGEARLTDVTRSSWGVAIEWVSPMGPIVLVFPQPINPQPNDRTSRFEFTMGTRF, encoded by the coding sequence ATGAAACAAATCTATTTGTTTGTATTGTTGCTGTTACTTGGAGTGTGGAGTGTGGGTGAAGCACAAGAAATCCGCGACATTAAATATCAAGGCAGCTCCTCTATTTCTAATGTTTTAGCCGATGAGATTGCTCGTATCAAGGTAGGCGATGAATTTGATATTGAAAAAATCGACAAGGCGGTTAGAGCTTTTTATGCGCAAGGATATTTTGAAGATATTTATGTTGATTTTAGCGATGGTGTCTTGGTTTTTTATTTCAAGCAAAAGCCTTTGATTGCAAGTGTTGAAATTAAAGGCTATGGAAGTGAGCAAGAAAAAGAAACGCTTTATTCGCAAATTGGCATTAAAAAGGGCGATAGTTACGATGAAGTCAAGCTTGATCGGGCTAAAGTTATCATCAAGACAATTTTAGAATATCAAGGTTATTATGGGACGGTGGTAGAATCTGATATTGCAGAAGTCGGGGATAATGCCTACGCAATCACTCTTAATGTCAATCAAGGTGAAAACATTGTGATTAAAAAAGCCCAATATGATGGGCGTGAGAAGCTTAAAGTCAAAGATTTAGAAGAGCTTAGTGCCAACCGCGCAAAACAATTTATGGGCTGGATGTGGGGACGCAATGATGGTAAGCTCAAATTAGCAGAGTTAGAATTTGATGGTATGCGGATTCAAGATGCCTATATGCGCAAAGGTTTTCTTGATGCAAGTGTTTCTCAAGCATTCCTTGATGCGAATCTTAATGACTACACAGCGAATCTGTATTACAAGATTACAGAGGGTGAGCGTTATAAAGTGTCAAGCATACAAATTGTGCTGCATGTCCCTGTGATTGAAGAAGAGGCGTTGCGTAAAGCCTTAAAAGTCAAAGAGGGAGTTTATTTCAATATCGAGGAAGTGCGAGCTGATGTAGAGATTATCCGACAAAAGATTGCGGATTTGGGTTATGCCTTTGTGCGTGTGAATCCGGATCTTGATAAGAATGCTGAAGATTCTACCGTGAAAGTGATTTATCTGATACAAGTAGGACAAAAAGTCAAGATTAATGATGTCCTCATATCAGGCAATGCGCGCACAGCTGATAGAATCATTCGGCGTGAGTTGCTATTAGCACCCGGTGATACCTATAAGCTTTCTTCTCTTGCAGAATCTGAAAATGCGCTAAGGCGGTTGGGATATTTTGATAAAGTCAAGATTGAAGAAAGGCGTGTGAGTGAAGATTCTCTTGATTTGCTTGTGAGCGTGGAAGAAGCACGCACAGGGGAATTTATGGTTGGGCTAGGCTATGGGAGCTATGATAAGCTTATGGTGAATGCCTCTATCAGAGAAAGGAATCTCTTCGGCACAGGGCAAAGTGCGCAAATCTATGCGGATTGGAGTTATCGAAGGCAGCTTGTGAATCTCACATTGAGCAATCCTCGCGTGCTTGATAGCAAATACAGCATGTCATTTAGCGGGTATCACTCATTGTATTGGAATTGGGATTATCGCGAACAAACGACAGGTTTTTCAATCACAGGCGGACGATTGCTTACCAACACTTTGCGTGCATCTTTAGGTTATACGCTTTCAACCACAGGTATTTTGGATTATTATAATGCTAGTCTTGAAAGCCTTTACAAAAAGTATTTTACGATTGACAGACCTTTGAAAAGCTCCATTAGCCCGAGTCTGTATTTTGACAATACCGATGACTATTATTTCCCTAAAAATGGCGCGATTGTCTCCGCATATATCGAACAAGCAGGGCTTGGTGGCGATGAAAAATTTACAAAAATCTATGGCAAGGCGGCATTATATTATCATCTTAAAAGTCTTTTGAGCATTGACTTGATTGCGCGTTACAAGGCACAAGCAGGAGCGATTATCGATGAAGGTTATGTGCCTATCACAAGTAAGTTTTATATGGGGGGGATTTCAAGCGTAAGAGGTTATCAAGTCAGCTCTTTGACACCTAGAGATGAAACCGGGCAGATTCGTATCGGGGGGAATTATATGATGACGCATTCGTTTGAGTTAAGCTATGGGCTTTTGGAAAAGGCTCAAATGCGCGTGGCTTTCTTCTTTGATTATGGTATGATTGGTGAAGCAAGGCTCACTGATGTTACGCGTTCTTCGTGGGGTGTAGCTATCGAGTGGGTAAGCCCAATGGGTCCTATTGTGCTTGTTTTCCCTCAACCTATCAATCCCCAACCCAACGATCGGACTTCACGATTTGAATTTACAATGGGGACGAGATTCTAA
- a CDS encoding prephenate dehydrogenase: MKVGIVGLGLMGGSMGLALKKTQRFERILGYDINPIHLQQALSLGLVDECVSLQEIFKCDVIFLAVPVDGIVKILSEIDAECVNPNTTIIDLGGTKSQINHSISPALRSLFVGAHPMCGTEFFGPKAAFDTLYHDSIVILTDLEQSGAYQAELAKDLFIAIGMKIVKMDSISHDKHIALISHMPHIISYALANAVLAQEDPQTILALVGGGFRSMSRLSKSSPAMWKDIFKQNKENVLHSIAYFQDKLTEAKEFIEGEDWEGLEAFMAQANTLQKFL; the protein is encoded by the coding sequence ATGAAAGTGGGAATTGTAGGATTGGGCTTGATGGGAGGCTCAATGGGCTTGGCACTCAAAAAGACACAACGATTTGAGCGAATCTTGGGCTATGATATTAATCCGATTCATTTGCAACAAGCTCTTTCTTTGGGACTTGTTGATGAATGCGTAAGCTTGCAAGAGATTTTCAAATGCGATGTGATTTTTTTAGCTGTGCCTGTTGATGGAATCGTCAAGATTCTATCAGAGATTGACGCAGAATGTGTGAATCCAAACACAACGATTATTGATCTTGGCGGGACAAAATCTCAAATCAATCATTCTATCTCCCCTGCTTTGCGCTCTTTGTTTGTGGGCGCACACCCGATGTGTGGGACGGAGTTTTTTGGACCTAAGGCAGCGTTTGATACGCTTTATCATGATAGTATCGTGATTTTGACAGATTTAGAACAAAGTGGGGCATATCAAGCTGAACTCGCTAAAGATCTTTTTATCGCTATTGGTATGAAGATCGTCAAAATGGATAGTATTTCGCACGATAAACATATTGCCCTTATTTCTCATATGCCACATATTATCAGCTATGCTCTTGCAAATGCTGTGCTTGCGCAAGAAGATCCTCAAACGATTTTGGCTTTGGTAGGAGGTGGATTCCGATCAATGAGCCGACTTTCCAAAAGCTCACCGGCGATGTGGAAAGACATTTTCAAGCAAAACAAAGAAAATGTGCTCCATTCAATCGCGTATTTTCAAGATAAACTCACCGAAGCAAAGGAATTTATTGAGGGAGAAGATTGGGAAGGTTTAGAGGCATTTATGGCGCAAGCAAATACTTTGCAAAAATTTTTATAA
- a CDS encoding 16S rRNA (uracil(1498)-N(3))-methyltransferase, producing MQFLYHSCAGEESITLDGEAFSYLIKVRRAKQGENLALRHLRDENLYTYCIAEIQPKKAILLKQGQRESPTYKGGVHLLWAIIEPKVIEKTLPMLNELGVSQISFFYADYSQRQFKLSLERMHKILINSCQQCGRSHLMKIEMLKDFAQVCEIYQDFYAFDFGGNDIKEVDFTTLPYLRVMIGAEGGFSAQERARFSKVITSNDQLILRSESASVLIAALARLRNT from the coding sequence ATGCAGTTTTTGTATCACTCTTGTGCAGGCGAAGAATCAATCACGCTTGATGGAGAAGCCTTTTCTTATCTTATCAAAGTCAGACGAGCAAAACAAGGTGAAAATCTTGCTTTGCGACATTTGAGAGATGAGAATCTTTATACTTATTGTATTGCAGAGATTCAGCCCAAAAAAGCGATTTTGCTTAAACAAGGACAAAGAGAATCGCCGACTTACAAGGGTGGTGTGCATTTATTGTGGGCAATTATTGAGCCAAAAGTGATTGAAAAAACACTCCCTATGCTCAATGAGTTGGGTGTGTCCCAAATCAGTTTTTTCTATGCTGATTATTCCCAGCGTCAATTTAAGCTTTCTTTGGAGCGTATGCACAAGATTCTGATTAATTCTTGCCAACAATGCGGACGAAGCCATTTGATGAAGATAGAAATGCTGAAAGATTTTGCGCAAGTTTGCGAGATTTATCAGGATTTTTATGCTTTTGATTTTGGAGGAAATGACATTAAGGAAGTAGATTTTACGACTTTGCCATATTTGCGTGTGATGATTGGTGCAGAAGGAGGATTTAGTGCGCAGGAACGGGCTAGATTCTCAAAAGTTATCACCTCTAATGATCAGTTGATCTTACGCAGCGAAAGTGCGAGTGTATTGATTGCTGCTTTAGCAAGGCTTAGGAACACATAA
- the hemH gene encoding ferrochelatase, which yields MLLNMGGPGSIFEIESFLKRIFNDPLILNIKSEFGRKMLANFITHQRLDEVKKNYQLIGGKSPIIEHTLKITQRLNEIDSERFYTYAMRYTAPFAYDVLDDIKKQGFESVILFSMYPQFCHSTIYSSIVDAKNALKSLDFHPQLRIVSDYATHPAYIQCAVQKIKESLGNDNPQDFSLLLSAHSLPLSRIKQGDPYQNECEANLKAIQESLEQENIHFKKILLAYQSKVGMMKWLGPSTQETLNKYKKHKLILYPLSFTVDNSETIYELCIQYANLARELGVPEYRVCKCFNDDEMFIQAILRIISEHIQDSHSHKSEV from the coding sequence ATTTTACTCAATATGGGAGGTCCGGGGAGTATTTTCGAAATCGAATCTTTCCTCAAAAGGATATTTAATGACCCTTTAATCTTAAATATCAAGAGTGAGTTTGGACGCAAAATGCTTGCAAATTTCATCACTCATCAACGACTAGATGAAGTGAAAAAAAATTACCAACTCATCGGAGGCAAATCACCTATTATTGAACACACGCTCAAAATCACCCAACGCCTTAATGAAATTGATTCTGAACGCTTTTATACTTATGCGATGCGCTACACTGCACCCTTTGCCTATGATGTTTTAGATGACATCAAAAAACAAGGTTTTGAATCTGTGATTCTTTTTAGTATGTATCCGCAATTTTGCCACAGCACGATTTATTCTTCAATCGTTGATGCAAAAAATGCACTAAAGTCGCTTGATTTTCACCCACAGCTTCGTATTGTCAGTGATTACGCTACTCACCCTGCATACATTCAATGTGCGGTGCAAAAAATCAAAGAATCTTTAGGCAACGACAACCCTCAAGATTTCTCACTTCTTCTCTCCGCGCACAGCCTCCCTTTGTCGCGTATCAAACAAGGTGATCCTTATCAAAACGAATGCGAAGCAAACCTCAAAGCAATCCAAGAATCTCTCGAACAAGAAAATATCCATTTTAAAAAGATTCTCCTTGCCTATCAATCCAAAGTCGGTATGATGAAATGGCTAGGACCAAGCACACAAGAAACCTTAAACAAATACAAAAAACACAAATTGATTCTGTATCCACTTTCTTTCACGGTGGATAATTCAGAGACAATTTATGAGCTTTGTATCCAATATGCTAATTTAGCGCGTGAGCTTGGTGTCCCTGAATATCGTGTGTGCAAATGTTTTAATGATGATGAAATGTTTATCCAAGCAATTTTGCGCATCATTAGCGAACATATACAAGATTCTCATTCCCACAAAAGCGAGGTTTAA